tgatttggattcttgAACCCCGGGTTCAGCAGTCACATCACCTAAACAGTGCCGACCGAGGAGCTCCCTCGCCAATTCCTGGAGATCGCCACCGCCACATCCAGAGCTCTCAGACGGGCTTCTTGTGCTGGTGCTACGCTGCTGCATGAACAACGtcggccgctgctgctgctgaagaGGCCATGACGGCAGCAGCGGAGGGTCGAACAGCGTGGAGAGATCGGCGGTAGAAGGGAGGGTGGAGGATGACGAGAGGTCTGACATCGAGAAGGGGATCGGCGAAGCGAGTGACGGAGGAGGGGTTGGCAGCTCCAAAGTGGCCAGATGCGCTTGTAAGCAGGACAGCTCTGCATGTAGGTTGACTACCTATTCGGAGCACCACAATTCAATCACTCCACATCAGTTCGTTTGATCAAATCAAACTACTTGTAGTAATTGATCATGAACATGCAACAGTGTCGCTGAGGGAATCAGATACGGAGAACGCGCAACATGCACCTGTTGCTGGAGGGCGAAGATGTGAGCGACGCAGCCGTAGACGGGGTCGCGGAGGCGTGCCTGAGCCTCGTAGCAGATGGTAACGACGGCGTCGAGGCGCTTATGGGCGGGGATGTGGAGGAGAAGCTTCGACGCGTTGCTAGCCCCGAACACCTTGTGCACCGCCGCGAAGTGCGCTGCCCCTTGCTCGGAA
This Musa acuminata AAA Group cultivar baxijiao chromosome BXJ1-2, Cavendish_Baxijiao_AAA, whole genome shotgun sequence DNA region includes the following protein-coding sequences:
- the LOC135612908 gene encoding LOB domain-containing protein 18-like, which codes for MSGSIGPNGGGGGGGGGGSGGGGGGGPCGACKFLRRKCVTGCIFAPYFNSEQGAAHFAAVHKVFGASNASKLLLHIPAHKRLDAVVTICYEAQARLRDPVYGCVAHIFALQQQVVNLHAELSCLQAHLATLELPTPPPSLASPIPFSMSDLSSSSTLPSTADLSTLFDPPLLPSWPLQQQQRPTLFMQQRSTSTRSPSESSGCGGGDLQELARELLGRHCLGDVTAEPGVQESKSI